Proteins from one Listeria weihenstephanensis genomic window:
- a CDS encoding aminotransferase class I/II-fold pyridoxal phosphate-dependent enzyme: MQKKIRQSVREIEISGIRKFNNHVAGIPDIIRLTLGEPDFPTPEHVKQAGIDAINNDFTNYTPNAGTPSLLEAASDYFYDKYNLSYSTKEIIVTVGATEAISVALQTILEADDEVLLPDPIYPGYEPLIHLMDAKAVKIDTTETAFKLTAEDLRAAITPKTKALILPYPSNPTGVTLTIDELREIADVVRETGIFVVADEIYSELTFFGTHVSIAPMIREQTIVINGLSKSHAMIGWRIGFLMAPEAITSQMLKVHQYSVTCASSISQKAAEEALHNGKDDAVQMRTEYNTRAGFVQERLIKMGFSIVEPDGAFYFFAKLPDHISQNSFDWATELAEEAKVAVVPGSAFSEKGDRYFRLSFAASFSQLAEAMQRMATFMEKYA; this comes from the coding sequence ATGCAAAAAAAAATAAGACAGTCCGTTCGGGAAATCGAGATCAGCGGGATTCGCAAATTTAATAATCATGTTGCTGGAATTCCAGACATCATTCGCCTAACGCTTGGTGAACCTGATTTTCCAACGCCTGAGCATGTGAAGCAGGCTGGAATTGACGCTATTAATAATGATTTTACAAACTATACACCGAATGCTGGTACGCCTAGTCTTTTAGAAGCTGCCTCTGATTATTTCTACGATAAATATAATCTCTCTTATAGTACGAAAGAAATTATTGTGACGGTTGGCGCGACAGAAGCTATTAGCGTTGCCTTGCAAACTATTTTAGAGGCTGATGATGAGGTTTTACTACCGGATCCAATTTATCCTGGATATGAGCCCTTGATTCATTTAATGGATGCCAAAGCAGTCAAAATCGATACGACAGAGACTGCTTTTAAACTGACTGCTGAAGATTTACGCGCAGCAATTACACCTAAGACCAAGGCACTCATTTTGCCGTATCCATCGAATCCTACTGGTGTGACGTTGACCATTGATGAATTACGAGAAATCGCGGATGTTGTTCGGGAAACTGGAATTTTCGTTGTTGCGGATGAAATATATAGCGAGCTTACATTCTTTGGCACGCATGTGTCGATTGCACCAATGATTCGCGAGCAGACGATCGTGATAAACGGTTTATCTAAATCCCACGCCATGATTGGTTGGCGCATTGGCTTTTTAATGGCTCCAGAAGCGATCACAAGCCAAATGTTGAAGGTTCACCAATATTCGGTCACATGTGCCTCATCGATCTCTCAGAAGGCCGCTGAAGAAGCCTTGCATAACGGCAAAGACGACGCCGTCCAAATGCGAACAGAATACAACACGCGTGCAGGTTTCGTTCAGGAGCGGCTCATTAAAATGGGCTTCTCCATCGTCGAACCAGATGGCGCTTTTTACTTCTTTGCAAAACTACCAGATCATATCTCGCAAAATTCCTTTGATTGGGCGACAGAACTCGCTGAGGAAGCCAAAGTCGCAGTTGTTCCTGGCTCTGCTTTTTCAGAAAAAGGAGACCGCTACTTCCGACTTTCCTTCGCTGCCTCATTTAGCCAGTTAGCCGAAGCGATGCAACGAATGGCAACCTTCATGGAAAAATACGCATAA
- a CDS encoding YkuJ family protein — protein MSQLLGIIQRLQAMQEDETADTQSRRFEKDGEPLCEVKYFHASNSYEIEIYGDKNKYQFDDIDMTTLEIFEILQ, from the coding sequence ATGTCTCAGTTATTGGGAATTATTCAACGTTTACAAGCAATGCAAGAGGATGAAACGGCGGATACACAATCAAGAAGGTTCGAAAAAGATGGAGAACCGTTATGTGAAGTGAAATATTTCCACGCTTCAAATTCATATGAAATTGAAATCTATGGAGATAAAAATAAATATCAATTCGATGATATTGATATGACAACACTTGAAATCTTCGAAATCTTGCAGTAA
- a CDS encoding YkyB family protein, translated as MSNASKKIAEAIFIVNRHSKAATDPRYLYQLKKAAIEKLIKEGYAKKLGLQFSNNPKKSYQHSNLLIDCHGFLFHLPPQKQDMKDLPHLGTMQPIKTTNQVRMSLSHAKTTLENYTGVKPDPLKKSAFYDNASPYFR; from the coding sequence ATGTCTAATGCGAGCAAAAAAATTGCTGAAGCGATCTTTATAGTCAATCGCCATAGCAAGGCCGCAACTGATCCGCGTTATCTTTATCAATTAAAGAAGGCCGCGATCGAGAAATTAATTAAAGAAGGCTACGCAAAAAAGCTAGGTCTACAATTTTCAAACAATCCAAAAAAGTCTTATCAACATTCTAATCTTCTTATTGATTGCCACGGTTTTCTGTTTCATCTTCCACCGCAAAAACAAGATATGAAAGATTTGCCACACCTCGGAACAATGCAACCGATCAAAACCACGAACCAAGTTAGAATGTCTTTATCACATGCTAAAACGACACTCGAAAACTATACTGGTGTGAAGCCAGATCCTCTTAAAAAATCTGCGTTTTATGATAATGCCTCCCCTTATTTCCGCTAA
- the cbpB gene encoding cyclic-di-AMP-binding protein CbpB: protein MISSRLGNFLNDKLENYIISAEKVAHVQMGNNLEHALLVLTKCGYSVIPVLDFEFKLHGLISSAMITDSILGMERIEYERLEELKVEDVMQTKIPVLTNSHDIEKIVKLLVDNPFVCVIDEAGVFEGIITRHVILKQVQRYIHE from the coding sequence ATGATCTCTAGTAGACTAGGAAACTTTTTGAATGACAAATTAGAAAATTATATTATATCCGCCGAAAAAGTAGCACACGTACAAATGGGAAATAATTTAGAGCACGCACTACTAGTTTTAACAAAATGTGGATATTCTGTAATACCCGTTCTGGACTTTGAATTTAAGTTACACGGATTAATCAGTTCCGCGATGATAACAGATTCGATTCTCGGGATGGAACGGATTGAATATGAGCGCTTGGAGGAATTGAAAGTAGAAGATGTGATGCAGACGAAAATTCCTGTATTGACAAATTCGCATGATATTGAAAAAATAGTAAAATTACTTGTGGATAATCCGTTTGTCTGCGTCATTGATGAAGCGGGCGTTTTTGAAGGAATTATCACGCGCCACGTTATCCTAAAACAAGTACAACGTTATATACACGAGTAG
- a CDS encoding LysR family transcriptional regulator, with protein sequence MIVTEYELLVCLAAELNMRKSAEKLFLSQPALSQRLQTIESRWETKIFLRTQKGLLLTPEGEAIVQHAERVIERERQIQERLEAQDGIVRGTLKIACASIVAQMWLPRVLKQFIEAYPDVHISVVTGWSSEIHQALVDGSAHVGIVRGNVAWKSIQKPLFQDKLFLVDKEITSLDDVLKSERPFIQFQSDSNYYQVIQDYWQRNFGKMPRQAMVMDQIETCRQMAFNGIGFAILPEVTLIGASEDINKIPLVDKSGEILSRDTSLIGYEQSLELPQVKAFLEIVDKYLETHY encoded by the coding sequence GTGATTGTCACAGAGTATGAATTATTAGTTTGTTTAGCAGCAGAACTCAACATGCGCAAAAGTGCCGAGAAGCTATTTTTATCACAACCAGCACTTTCACAACGGCTGCAAACGATTGAAAGTAGATGGGAAACGAAAATATTTTTACGCACGCAAAAAGGGTTACTGCTAACACCAGAAGGCGAGGCCATCGTTCAGCATGCAGAGCGTGTCATAGAACGGGAGCGCCAGATTCAGGAGCGTTTAGAAGCGCAAGACGGAATTGTGCGTGGAACGTTAAAAATCGCTTGTGCGAGCATTGTCGCCCAAATGTGGTTACCGCGCGTGTTGAAGCAGTTTATCGAAGCCTATCCAGATGTGCATATTTCTGTGGTCACTGGTTGGAGCAGCGAAATTCATCAAGCGCTTGTTGATGGTTCAGCGCATGTTGGGATTGTCCGCGGGAATGTCGCTTGGAAAAGTATTCAAAAACCGCTATTCCAAGACAAGCTATTTCTCGTAGATAAAGAAATTACAAGTCTCGATGATGTCCTAAAATCAGAGCGCCCGTTTATCCAGTTTCAGAGCGACTCGAATTATTATCAGGTGATTCAAGACTACTGGCAACGCAATTTTGGCAAGATGCCACGGCAGGCGATGGTGATGGATCAAATCGAGACGTGTCGCCAAATGGCTTTTAACGGCATTGGTTTTGCGATTTTGCCAGAGGTGACCTTGATTGGGGCAAGCGAGGATATTAATAAGATTCCGCTCGTCGATAAGTCAGGTGAAATTTTAAGTCGAGATACGTCGTTGATTGGCTATGAGCAGTCACTCGAACTGCCGCAAGTGAAGGCATTTCTCGAAATTGTAGATAAATATCTTGAAACTCACTACTAG
- the dapD gene encoding 2,3,4,5-tetrahydropyridine-2,6-dicarboxylate N-acetyltransferase, giving the protein MKQMDAHQIISFIQNSKKATPVKVYVKGDLANITFPEDVKTFITGEAGTIFGEWAVVSELLEANKDKLVDYVVENDRRNSAIPLLDMKNINARIEPGAVIRDQVEIGDNAVIMIGASINIGAVIGDNTMIDMNVVLGGRATVGKNCHIGAGSVLAGVVEPPSAQPVIVEDDVVIGANVVVLEGVRVGTGSVVAAGAIVTKDVEPYTVVAGIPAKEIKKIDAKTKSKTEIMQELRQL; this is encoded by the coding sequence ATGAAACAAATGGACGCGCATCAGATTATTTCATTCATTCAAAATAGCAAAAAGGCAACACCAGTCAAGGTTTACGTTAAGGGAGACCTGGCGAACATCACATTCCCAGAAGATGTTAAAACGTTTATCACCGGAGAAGCTGGAACTATTTTTGGTGAATGGGCAGTTGTTAGTGAACTGCTTGAGGCGAATAAAGATAAATTAGTAGATTATGTCGTAGAAAATGATCGTCGTAACTCAGCGATTCCATTGCTCGATATGAAAAATATTAACGCACGAATCGAGCCTGGCGCAGTGATTCGCGATCAAGTAGAGATTGGCGATAATGCGGTTATCATGATCGGAGCAAGTATCAATATTGGTGCTGTAATCGGTGATAATACAATGATCGATATGAACGTCGTACTTGGCGGCCGGGCAACAGTAGGTAAGAACTGCCACATCGGTGCTGGATCTGTTCTAGCGGGCGTTGTTGAGCCACCATCGGCACAGCCAGTTATCGTGGAAGATGATGTTGTGATCGGCGCAAATGTTGTAGTATTAGAGGGCGTACGCGTTGGAACTGGATCTGTTGTAGCGGCGGGCGCGATTGTAACGAAAGATGTTGAACCGTATACGGTAGTAGCGGGAATTCCTGCAAAAGAAATTAAAAAAATTGATGCGAAAACAAAATCAAAAACAGAAATCATGCAAGAACTTCGCCAATTATAA